The Noviherbaspirillum saxi genome includes a window with the following:
- a CDS encoding DUF4130 domain-containing protein encodes MPPIAGLFCQGVVTLEREKHKIHASLRLRERPAAEDDPRFVAWFKAEHFSSRMGPRSWLIATPKGSAMWDRRRLHVDAPVALAICRSTFNPARLNTGAMELHMPVRYRKNLPERKLIPEPASRSACRHDECVADRAASGGRRR; translated from the coding sequence GTGCCGCCGATTGCTGGCCTTTTCTGTCAAGGTGTTGTAACACTGGAGCGTGAAAAGCACAAGATTCATGCATCCCTGCGCTTGCGGGAACGGCCGGCGGCAGAGGATGATCCAAGATTCGTTGCCTGGTTCAAAGCCGAGCATTTTTCCTCTCGCATGGGCCCGCGCAGCTGGCTGATCGCCACACCGAAGGGATCGGCCATGTGGGATCGCCGCCGCCTGCATGTTGATGCGCCCGTTGCGCTTGCGATTTGCCGCAGTACCTTCAATCCTGCCCGCCTCAATACCGGGGCAATGGAGTTGCATATGCCGGTGCGTTACCGGAAGAATCTGCCCGAAAGAAAACTGATTCCCGAACCGGCAAGCCGTAGCGCTTGCCGACATGATGAATGTGTTGCAGACCGCGCAGCGTCCGGTGGCCGAAGGCGCTGA
- a CDS encoding 3'-5' exonuclease family protein, whose product MSGRKFPRLAFVDLETTGGTATEDRITEVGIIEVDETGVREWSSLVNPGVRIPEFIQSLTGISNAMVQDAPPFAEIADEVAARLADRVFIAHNARFDYGFLKSEFRRTGHAFQPPVLCTVRLSRKLFPGFARHNLDTLAERHRLHVTERHRALGDAQLIWQFWQRIHEEHPMETIDEVVGKLISRPGLPSRLDVLQIESMPFTHGVYLFYGENDLPLYIGKANNLRRRVLSHFSGNPMSAREQQLSQQVQRVEWIETSGELGALLQEVALVKQWKPAYHHKLRDNDEVCSWRLAMRRGRLQPMLITTDDLFFGIDPDLFGLYGDAGKANEAMRAIADAHGLCHVLLGLEKSRGNKACFASQVGKCYGACVGKETLEAHNERVLAALNHLRIQAWPFSGAVGIREKDTFHVVDCWSYLGAARTGEEIELLLQKGRHRFDRDVYQIARKWLTKPDVQIVDLHQLKVNF is encoded by the coding sequence ATGAGCGGCCGAAAATTTCCCCGCCTTGCCTTCGTCGATCTGGAAACGACAGGTGGCACCGCTACCGAAGACCGGATCACCGAGGTCGGCATCATCGAAGTCGATGAAACGGGCGTGCGTGAATGGAGCAGCCTGGTCAATCCCGGCGTGCGAATTCCCGAATTCATCCAGTCGCTGACCGGCATTTCCAATGCGATGGTGCAGGATGCCCCGCCGTTCGCCGAGATCGCCGATGAAGTCGCGGCGCGGCTTGCCGACAGGGTATTTATCGCGCATAACGCGCGCTTCGACTATGGCTTTCTGAAGAGCGAGTTCCGGCGCACCGGCCACGCGTTCCAGCCGCCGGTATTGTGCACGGTGCGGTTGTCGCGCAAGCTGTTTCCCGGCTTCGCACGCCATAATCTGGACACGCTGGCCGAACGGCATCGCCTGCATGTCACCGAACGCCACCGTGCGCTGGGCGATGCGCAACTGATCTGGCAGTTTTGGCAGCGCATTCATGAAGAACATCCGATGGAAACCATCGATGAAGTGGTCGGAAAACTGATCAGCCGGCCTGGCTTGCCGTCGCGGCTTGATGTGCTTCAGATCGAAAGCATGCCATTCACGCATGGCGTCTATCTGTTCTACGGCGAAAATGACTTGCCGCTGTATATCGGCAAGGCGAATAACCTGCGGCGACGCGTGCTCTCGCATTTCAGCGGCAATCCTATGTCAGCCCGGGAACAACAGTTGAGCCAGCAGGTGCAGCGCGTCGAGTGGATCGAAACTTCCGGCGAACTGGGCGCACTGTTGCAGGAAGTCGCACTGGTTAAGCAGTGGAAGCCTGCTTATCATCACAAGCTGCGGGACAACGACGAAGTCTGTTCCTGGCGGCTGGCGATGCGCAGGGGCAGGCTGCAACCCATGCTGATCACGACTGACGATCTGTTCTTCGGTATTGATCCGGATCTGTTCGGCCTGTACGGCGATGCAGGTAAGGCTAACGAAGCCATGCGCGCGATCGCCGATGCGCATGGCTTGTGCCACGTGCTGCTTGGCCTTGAAAAAAGCCGAGGGAACAAGGCTTGTTTCGCCAGCCAGGTCGGCAAGTGCTACGGGGCATGCGTGGGCAAGGAAACCCTGGAAGCGCACAACGAACGGGTGCTGGCAGCCTTGAATCATCTCCGGATACAGGCATGGCCATTCAGCGGCGCGGTAGGTATACGCGAGAAAGATACTTTTCACGTAGTCGACTGCTGGTCCTATCTCGGCGCGGCACGTACTGGGGAAGAAATTGAATTGCTGCTGCAAAAAGGCCGGCATCGCTTCGACCGCGATGTATATCAGATTGCGCGCAAATGGCTGACGAAGCCCGACGTACAGATTGTCGATTTGCACCAACTGAAAGTTAATTTTTGA
- a CDS encoding diguanylate cyclase has protein sequence MPQSSPNSIEDRLYVLQKRWDVYVADGRFEQFIEFAVAVNSLAEYFNRLRLPGLVRLCEGLENAALFKLGDNSSHPIAPQDVFSLQRQIETLAAAVVSSKSSGVARRTPESTTPASDIDWIKPRSVWMVVGPEKRDMADALTRQLQFFGFKVCEHGWDEEEYVEDKPLAVLFIPAQENASSEEIARIAAIRAECPASQLIYLGVESAIEPIVALMRAGIDVTIPAEDQPAMVLNCILDLVQTKEQEQYRVLVVEDSRVAVALIQRTLAQHGIDTHAINDPGKLLDALESYKPDLVLMDMYMPRFNGVEATRVLRQMAAYSSLPIVYLSGESEVGMQVEALRLGGDQFLMKPFNPVLLAAVVKTRIERFREVRRSTRLDGLTGLFNHTAAKSRLKALVNEIDDSAATESEALRGNELTVAMIDIDHFKAINDTYGHPVGDQVIRGLAWLLKGRLRSIDLIGRYGGEEFLIALPGVGPDKAIAVIDRIRRDFSGLPHAQPDGALYATFSAGIASYPAMSAAAALTEAADGALLQAKRLGRNRVEYGG, from the coding sequence ATGCCACAATCTTCCCCGAATTCGATCGAAGACCGCCTTTACGTGCTGCAGAAGCGCTGGGACGTGTACGTCGCCGACGGACGTTTCGAGCAATTCATCGAGTTCGCGGTCGCGGTCAACAGCCTTGCCGAATACTTCAACCGGTTACGGCTGCCAGGCCTCGTACGCCTGTGCGAAGGCTTGGAAAATGCCGCCCTTTTCAAGCTTGGCGATAATTCCAGCCATCCAATTGCGCCGCAGGACGTCTTCTCGCTGCAGCGGCAGATCGAAACGCTCGCTGCCGCAGTCGTCTCATCCAAATCGTCCGGTGTCGCCAGACGTACTCCTGAATCCACCACTCCGGCTTCCGACATCGACTGGATCAAGCCGCGCTCGGTCTGGATGGTGGTCGGGCCGGAAAAGCGCGACATGGCCGATGCGCTGACGCGTCAGTTGCAATTCTTTGGATTCAAGGTATGCGAGCATGGCTGGGACGAGGAGGAATATGTCGAAGACAAGCCGCTTGCCGTGCTTTTCATTCCTGCCCAGGAAAATGCCAGTTCGGAAGAGATTGCACGCATTGCAGCGATTCGCGCCGAATGCCCGGCCAGCCAGCTGATTTACCTCGGCGTCGAATCGGCGATCGAACCGATCGTCGCGCTCATGCGCGCCGGCATCGATGTCACGATCCCGGCGGAAGACCAACCGGCCATGGTGCTCAACTGCATCCTCGACCTGGTGCAGACCAAGGAACAGGAGCAATACCGCGTGCTGGTGGTGGAAGATTCGCGCGTCGCGGTCGCGCTGATCCAGCGCACACTTGCCCAGCATGGCATCGACACGCACGCGATCAATGATCCCGGCAAGCTATTGGATGCGCTGGAATCCTACAAGCCCGATCTGGTGCTGATGGATATGTACATGCCGCGTTTCAACGGCGTGGAAGCGACCCGTGTGCTGCGCCAGATGGCGGCGTACAGCAGCCTGCCCATCGTCTATCTGTCCGGCGAATCCGAAGTCGGCATGCAGGTCGAAGCGTTGCGGCTCGGCGGCGACCAGTTCCTGATGAAGCCGTTCAACCCCGTGCTGCTGGCTGCAGTCGTCAAGACGCGAATCGAGCGTTTTCGTGAAGTCAGGCGTTCGACCCGGCTTGATGGCTTGACCGGCCTGTTCAACCATACGGCGGCAAAGTCGCGCCTGAAGGCATTGGTCAATGAAATCGATGACAGTGCGGCAACCGAATCCGAAGCGCTGCGGGGCAACGAACTCACCGTCGCGATGATCGACATCGATCATTTCAAGGCCATCAACGATACTTACGGGCATCCGGTCGGAGACCAAGTGATCCGCGGACTGGCCTGGCTGTTAAAGGGAAGATTGCGCTCCATCGACCTGATCGGCCGTTATGGCGGCGAAGAATTTCTTATCGCCTTGCCCGGCGTCGGTCCGGACAAGGCAATTGCGGTAATCGATCGGATCCGGCGCGACTTTTCCGGTCTGCCGCATGCCCAACCCGATGGCGCCTTGTACGCGACGTTCAGCGCGGGCATCGCGTCCTATCCTGCAATGTCTGCGGCTGCCGCCCTGACCGAAGCGGCGGATGGCGCGCTGTTGCAGGCAAAACGCCTTGGACGCAATCGCGTCGAGTATGGCGGCTGA
- a CDS encoding HPF/RaiA family ribosome-associated protein — protein sequence MKPTIVAKGVKLPQVLRDYVVRRLQFALSHAREAIGAVVVRISDQNGPKGGVDKQCRIQITVPGMPSIIVSSKAGRIAEAIDLCAHRAALAIDRLRSRTRSIEHARFPALDS from the coding sequence ATGAAACCTACTATCGTTGCTAAAGGCGTCAAGTTGCCGCAAGTTCTGCGCGATTACGTAGTGCGGCGACTCCAATTTGCACTGAGTCATGCGCGAGAAGCCATCGGCGCCGTGGTGGTGCGCATCTCCGATCAGAATGGCCCCAAAGGCGGTGTCGACAAGCAATGCCGGATTCAGATCACGGTGCCTGGCATGCCAAGCATCATAGTGAGCAGCAAGGCTGGGCGCATTGCCGAGGCAATCGATCTTTGCGCACACCGCGCGGCCCTTGCGATTGATCGCTTGCGTTCACGCACGCGGAGTATCGAACACGCCCGCTTCCCGGCGCTGGATTCCTGA
- the htpX gene encoding protease HtpX, with amino-acid sequence MKRVILFIGTNLAIMLVLGISASLLGVNKYLTSNGLNLGTLLLFSGLMGFGGAFISLFLSKPMAKWTTGARVIESPSNSTELWLVDTIAGQARRAGIAMPEVAIYGGEANAFATGATKNSSLVAVSTGLLESMTREEVEAVLAHEVAHIANGDMVTLTLIQGVVNTFVTFLARVVGYLVDQVIRRNEESTGPGIGYTVTVIVCDIVFGILASIIVMYFSRQREFRADRSAAQLLGSPRPMIAALQRLGGLSHGELPKNMAASGIAGGAGIMALFSSHPPIEDRISALHRA; translated from the coding sequence ATGAAAAGAGTCATCCTGTTTATCGGTACCAACCTGGCCATCATGCTGGTGCTCGGCATCAGCGCCAGCTTGCTTGGAGTTAACAAATACCTGACCTCCAATGGCCTTAACCTGGGAACATTGTTGCTGTTTTCCGGATTGATGGGCTTTGGCGGCGCCTTTATTTCCTTGTTCTTGTCGAAGCCGATGGCCAAATGGACAACCGGTGCTCGGGTGATCGAGTCGCCATCCAATTCGACCGAACTATGGCTGGTCGACACGATCGCCGGCCAAGCGCGGCGCGCGGGCATCGCGATGCCGGAAGTGGCGATTTATGGCGGCGAAGCCAATGCCTTTGCAACCGGAGCGACAAAGAACAGTTCGTTGGTGGCCGTTTCGACCGGCTTGCTGGAATCGATGACGCGCGAAGAAGTCGAGGCCGTCCTCGCGCACGAAGTCGCCCATATCGCCAATGGCGACATGGTGACGCTGACCCTGATCCAGGGCGTGGTCAATACCTTCGTTACTTTCCTTGCCCGTGTCGTCGGTTATCTGGTCGACCAGGTAATTCGCAGGAATGAAGAAAGCACCGGCCCAGGCATTGGCTATACGGTGACCGTGATCGTGTGCGACATCGTGTTCGGCATCCTGGCCAGCATCATCGTCATGTATTTCTCGCGTCAGCGTGAATTCCGTGCCGACCGTAGCGCGGCACAACTGCTTGGCTCGCCGCGTCCGATGATTGCCGCATTACAGCGACTTGGCGGCCTGTCGCACGGCGAATTGCCGAAAAACATGGCGGCATCCGGTATTGCTGGCGGCGCCGGCATCATGGCCTTGTTCTCCAGCCACCCGCCGATCGAGGACCGCATCAGCGCATTGCACCGCGCTTAA
- a CDS encoding GbsR/MarR family transcriptional regulator: MNLTPLVQTFVLHFGEMGSRWGINRTVGQIYALLYVSANPLNADEIADALGFSRSNVSMGLKELESWRLVRLQHLPNDRREYFSTPDDVWAIFRTLAEERRKREVDPTLSMLRNALIQPPGSEEERFAQQRLKDMHDLIELVTQWFGDIQQLDTKTLVQLMKLGSKAQKLLEMKNKLTLVGKSAKAAKGPSQDG; encoded by the coding sequence ATGAACCTCACTCCGCTAGTCCAGACGTTTGTTCTTCATTTCGGCGAAATGGGGAGCCGCTGGGGTATCAATCGCACCGTCGGTCAGATCTATGCGCTGCTCTACGTATCCGCGAATCCGCTGAATGCCGATGAAATCGCCGATGCACTCGGTTTTTCGCGCTCCAACGTCAGCATGGGTTTGAAGGAACTCGAGTCCTGGCGGCTGGTGCGGCTGCAGCATTTGCCGAATGACCGCCGCGAATATTTTTCCACTCCCGACGATGTGTGGGCCATCTTTCGCACCCTCGCCGAGGAACGCCGCAAGCGTGAAGTCGATCCCACCCTGTCCATGCTGCGCAATGCATTGATCCAGCCGCCGGGCAGTGAAGAAGAGCGATTCGCGCAGCAGCGGCTGAAAGACATGCATGACCTGATCGAACTGGTCACGCAGTGGTTCGGCGACATCCAGCAACTCGATACCAAGACCTTGGTGCAACTGATGAAACTCGGATCGAAGGCGCAAAAATTACTTGAAATGAAAAACAAGCTGACCCTGGTGGGCAAATCTGCCAAGGCAGCCAAAGGTCCGTCGCAGGACGGCTGA
- a CDS encoding cytochrome ubiquinol oxidase subunit I, producing MTDPFMLARIQFASNITFHILFPTISIALGWVLLFFKLRYNKTADRKWSEAYQFWVKIFALTFALGVVSGITMSFQFGTNWPGFMQTVGNIAGPLLAYEVLTAFFLEATFLGIMLFGAQRVSNRVHTLATLLVAGGTTLSAFWIIALNSWMHTPAGFKMIDGKAHASDWLAIIFNPSMPYRLTHMLIASGLTVAFLVAGISAYRWLRKDRTPAVIAALKTGVTVAALLIPIQILVGDLHGLNTLKHQPAKIAAIEGIWKTERGAPLLLFALPNESELANRYAIGIPQLASFVLTHDWKGELKGLDSFGDKRPPVAPLFWGFRIMVGIGLLMLAVSWMSAWQLRRRGDLAPWLARALVVMSFSGWVATVAGWYVTEIGRQPYLVYGVLTTADAASTVPAAMIASTLAMYLVLYAVLIAAYIAVLFHLARKAGDRKDDAKYPAPSVPVPPSQLIQY from the coding sequence ATGACAGATCCATTCATGCTTGCCCGGATTCAGTTTGCAAGCAACATTACCTTCCATATATTGTTCCCGACAATTTCGATTGCTCTGGGCTGGGTGCTGTTGTTCTTCAAGCTGCGCTATAACAAGACCGCCGATCGCAAATGGTCGGAGGCCTACCAGTTCTGGGTCAAGATTTTTGCACTGACATTCGCACTCGGCGTGGTGTCGGGCATTACCATGAGTTTCCAGTTCGGCACGAACTGGCCCGGGTTCATGCAAACGGTGGGCAACATTGCCGGCCCCTTGCTCGCCTATGAAGTGTTGACCGCCTTCTTTCTCGAAGCAACCTTTCTCGGCATCATGCTGTTCGGCGCGCAACGGGTATCGAACCGGGTGCACACGCTGGCAACCCTGCTGGTCGCCGGCGGCACAACGCTGTCCGCGTTTTGGATCATCGCGCTGAACTCCTGGATGCATACACCGGCCGGCTTCAAAATGATCGATGGCAAAGCACATGCAAGTGATTGGCTGGCGATCATTTTCAATCCATCGATGCCATATCGGCTCACGCATATGCTGATCGCATCCGGGCTGACGGTCGCATTTCTGGTGGCCGGCATCTCGGCCTATCGCTGGCTGCGCAAGGATCGCACGCCAGCGGTAATCGCCGCATTAAAGACAGGGGTCACGGTCGCGGCCCTGCTTATCCCGATACAAATTCTGGTTGGTGACCTGCATGGCCTCAACACGCTTAAGCACCAACCCGCAAAGATCGCTGCGATCGAAGGCATCTGGAAAACTGAACGAGGCGCGCCGCTCCTGTTGTTCGCCTTGCCCAACGAAAGCGAACTCGCCAATCGCTATGCGATCGGCATTCCGCAACTCGCCAGCTTCGTGTTGACGCACGACTGGAAAGGCGAATTGAAAGGTCTTGATAGCTTTGGCGACAAGCGTCCACCGGTGGCACCATTGTTCTGGGGTTTTCGCATCATGGTGGGTATCGGCCTGCTGATGCTCGCCGTGTCCTGGATGAGCGCATGGCAGTTGAGGCGACGCGGCGACCTGGCGCCATGGTTGGCGCGCGCACTGGTCGTCATGAGTTTTTCCGGATGGGTGGCAACGGTCGCCGGCTGGTATGTCACCGAAATCGGTCGACAGCCTTATCTGGTGTATGGGGTATTGACGACCGCCGACGCGGCATCGACCGTGCCGGCAGCCATGATTGCCAGCACACTGGCGATGTACCTTGTGCTGTACGCGGTTCTGATCGCGGCCTACATCGCGGTTCTGTTCCATCTGGCGCGCAAGGCGGGCGACCGCAAGGACGATGCGAAATATCCAGCGCCGTCAGTGCCGGTTCCGCCATCGCAACTGATTCAATATTGA
- a CDS encoding cytochrome d ubiquinol oxidase subunit II: MSDFSQPDAWLPLVFLGLMGVAMLAYVVLDGFDLGVGILLRRADDADKDMMIASIGPFWDANETWLVLGVGILLVAFPLAHGVILGELYLPVALMLAGLILRGVAFDFRVKARDDHKHAWNMAFYGGSVIAGFAQGMMIGLYIVGFQHGAAQFAFAVFTGLSLLAGYALLGATWLIMKAEGELQYKAIAWARGSLLLCALGVAAVSIATPLVSEQIFDKWFSFPNILLLAPVPLVTAGLFVVMELVLRRLPARLKAGSDAYCWVPFAATVGVFLLAFNGLAYSIFPYLVLDRITIWQAASAPESLMIILAGVAIVLPTIIAYTVYSYRVFWGKARELSYQ; the protein is encoded by the coding sequence ATGAGCGATTTTTCCCAACCCGACGCATGGCTGCCTCTGGTCTTTCTCGGACTCATGGGCGTGGCGATGCTGGCTTATGTCGTACTCGACGGCTTTGACCTTGGTGTCGGCATCTTGTTGCGACGCGCCGACGATGCCGACAAGGACATGATGATTGCGTCGATCGGCCCATTCTGGGATGCCAACGAAACCTGGCTGGTGCTGGGTGTCGGCATCCTGTTGGTGGCTTTCCCGCTCGCGCACGGCGTGATTCTGGGAGAGTTGTATTTGCCGGTTGCATTGATGCTTGCGGGCCTGATCCTGCGCGGCGTCGCCTTCGACTTCCGCGTGAAGGCGCGCGACGATCACAAGCATGCATGGAACATGGCATTCTATGGCGGTTCCGTGATCGCAGGCTTCGCGCAAGGGATGATGATCGGGCTGTATATCGTCGGCTTTCAGCATGGCGCGGCACAATTTGCCTTCGCGGTCTTCACCGGCTTGTCGCTGCTTGCGGGTTATGCGCTGCTCGGCGCAACCTGGCTGATCATGAAAGCGGAAGGCGAGTTGCAATACAAGGCGATTGCCTGGGCGCGCGGCAGCCTGCTGTTGTGCGCGCTTGGCGTGGCCGCGGTATCGATCGCGACGCCATTGGTCAGCGAGCAGATTTTCGACAAGTGGTTTTCATTTCCGAATATCCTGCTGCTGGCACCGGTACCGTTGGTCACAGCCGGATTATTCGTGGTGATGGAACTGGTATTACGCCGCTTACCTGCACGCCTGAAGGCGGGAAGCGATGCCTATTGCTGGGTGCCGTTCGCGGCAACGGTCGGCGTTTTCCTGCTGGCCTTCAATGGCTTGGCCTACAGTATCTTTCCGTATCTTGTGTTGGACCGTATTACGATCTGGCAGGCAGCGAGCGCGCCAGAATCGCTGATGATCATTCTGGCCGGCGTCGCCATTGTGCTTCCGACCATCATCGCGTACACCGTGTATTCGTATAGGGTGTTCTGGGGCAAGGCGAGAGAGCTCAGCTATCAATAA
- a CDS encoding winged helix-turn-helix transcriptional regulator: protein MDKSIKCAAPFSCPIVRSALLLGDEWVLLVLRALFRGPLRFDDLQKLTGAATNILTTRLNRLIEGKLVEKVPYQERPLRYNYQLTDAGRGLFPVVLELMRFGEEYLPCPDAKPVRLRHADCGKLSKPGQTCSECGGPLKLGNVTVEES from the coding sequence ATGGATAAATCGATCAAATGTGCCGCGCCGTTTTCCTGCCCGATTGTGCGATCGGCCCTGTTGCTGGGTGATGAATGGGTATTGCTTGTGCTGCGCGCGCTGTTTCGCGGACCGCTGCGCTTCGATGATTTACAGAAGCTGACTGGTGCGGCAACCAATATCCTGACGACAAGGCTGAACCGTTTGATTGAAGGCAAGCTGGTTGAAAAGGTGCCCTATCAGGAACGCCCGCTGCGGTACAACTACCAATTGACCGATGCCGGTCGCGGTCTCTTTCCTGTGGTGCTGGAACTGATGCGTTTTGGCGAAGAATATCTGCCATGTCCTGATGCAAAGCCGGTCAGGCTGCGACATGCCGATTGCGGAAAATTGTCCAAGCCCGGCCAGACCTGTTCGGAATGCGGCGGCCCGCTGAAGCTTGGCAATGTAACGGTAGAAGAGTCGTAG
- a CDS encoding DUF4148 domain-containing protein yields the protein MNIKMTSIALALIATSAAAFGAEYVEHTNITSTRTRAEVLAELDQSRASIQGAQQQEFVDHQPVATAKTRAEVRAELEAAYAQGNLGHTSEYVEHTHVASTKTREEVRDEAIQAAKIARGDTSRFGS from the coding sequence ATGAACATCAAAATGACCAGCATCGCTCTTGCCTTGATTGCTACTTCGGCAGCCGCTTTTGGCGCAGAATATGTTGAGCACACCAATATCACCTCGACCAGAACCCGTGCCGAAGTGTTGGCTGAACTCGATCAATCGCGTGCTTCGATCCAGGGGGCACAACAACAGGAATTCGTCGACCATCAACCGGTTGCCACCGCCAAGACTCGTGCCGAAGTTCGCGCGGAACTCGAAGCGGCCTATGCACAAGGCAACCTTGGCCATACTTCGGAATATGTCGAACACACTCATGTAGCCTCGACCAAAACGCGTGAAGAGGTTCGCGATGAGGCCATTCAGGCTGCAAAAATCGCGCGCGGCGACACCAGCCGCTTCGGCAGCTGA
- a CDS encoding DUF4214 domain-containing protein, whose amino-acid sequence MTACGGNDQTASSITQNSFAAATISNTTAVFTGVRNNYTIVKAASGYTVIDNVGTDGTSNLGPEIRTFQFTDIKVDPGIGAKSLTLPAADLKLLTELYIAFFNRVPEAEGLSYWIDQFKAGQSVNQIADIFFSAAIQYTALTGYSASMSDADFVRVIYRNVLGRSGATAPPDEDVQFWVGELSSGRQSKGTLVRSMLDSAHTFVGHPTWGFVPSLLDNKYTVGHYFAVQQGISYNTPELSIQRTMDIAAAVTPTDTVAAINRIPVSPSTQPVDPNTPAAYPARALNARFNAPRALTVDTNGKLYIADSGNDTVRKINNITGAVTTFAGTPGQFGQPGAPAVDGVGAAARFNVLTGITLDAGGNLYLTDTFLDTGRIRKITPDATVSTPVESVYAFGIAADATGTLYFTNNFSGLVERFSPQGVRSTVVAIREPRGLTLDTAGNLYVSNTGSDFGPLGQSAFSCTVDRIAPAGAVTTLAGAIATQPVENTCGYADGEGAAAKIGRNAFGVAVDATGNVFVADTSNHVIRKVTPAGVVTTVAGTAAAPGSADGTGADARFNGPRGITVDSAGNLYVADTNNHTIRRITAAGVVTTIAGRAGEAGTADVTP is encoded by the coding sequence TTGACCGCTTGCGGAGGCAATGACCAGACAGCATCATCGATTACGCAAAACAGTTTTGCGGCGGCAACCATATCCAATACGACTGCCGTGTTCACTGGTGTTCGCAACAACTACACCATCGTGAAGGCAGCCAGCGGCTATACCGTGATCGATAATGTCGGAACCGACGGCACAAGCAATCTCGGACCAGAGATACGCACTTTCCAGTTTACGGACATCAAAGTCGACCCGGGAATCGGTGCGAAATCGCTTACGTTGCCAGCGGCCGATCTCAAGCTACTGACCGAACTCTACATCGCGTTCTTCAACCGCGTGCCCGAGGCTGAAGGCCTCAGTTACTGGATAGACCAGTTCAAGGCTGGACAAAGCGTCAATCAGATCGCCGACATCTTCTTTAGCGCGGCAATCCAGTACACCGCACTGACCGGTTACTCGGCAAGCATGAGCGATGCCGATTTCGTTCGGGTGATCTACAGGAATGTGCTCGGCCGCAGCGGCGCAACCGCCCCGCCTGACGAAGACGTGCAGTTCTGGGTCGGTGAACTGAGCAGCGGACGGCAATCGAAAGGCACCCTGGTACGCAGCATGCTCGATTCGGCCCATACCTTTGTCGGTCATCCGACCTGGGGATTCGTCCCTTCGCTGCTCGATAACAAATATACGGTCGGTCATTACTTCGCGGTACAGCAAGGGATCAGCTACAACACGCCTGAACTATCCATCCAGAGAACGATGGACATCGCCGCTGCGGTGACGCCGACCGATACCGTGGCTGCGATCAATCGGATTCCTGTCTCGCCCAGCACGCAACCGGTCGATCCCAACACCCCGGCTGCGTATCCGGCACGCGCGCTCAATGCCCGCTTCAATGCGCCGCGCGCCCTGACGGTCGATACCAATGGCAAGCTGTATATCGCCGACAGCGGCAACGATACGGTTCGCAAGATCAACAACATTACCGGCGCGGTCACAACCTTCGCGGGCACGCCAGGCCAGTTCGGACAACCCGGCGCGCCGGCTGTCGACGGTGTCGGCGCGGCAGCGCGTTTCAACGTCCTGACTGGCATTACCCTCGATGCTGGCGGTAACCTGTATTTGACCGATACCTTCCTTGATACCGGGCGCATACGCAAGATCACCCCGGATGCGACCGTGTCGACGCCGGTCGAGTCGGTGTATGCGTTCGGCATTGCCGCGGACGCCACCGGTACGCTGTATTTCACGAACAATTTTTCCGGACTGGTCGAGCGCTTTAGTCCGCAAGGTGTCAGAAGCACCGTCGTCGCGATCCGCGAGCCGCGCGGCTTGACGCTGGATACTGCCGGAAACCTGTATGTGTCCAATACCGGCAGCGACTTCGGACCGCTCGGGCAGTCGGCCTTCAGTTGCACGGTGGACCGCATCGCACCTGCCGGCGCGGTAACGACATTGGCCGGGGCAATCGCGACGCAGCCGGTCGAAAACACCTGCGGCTATGCGGATGGCGAAGGTGCTGCAGCGAAAATCGGGCGCAATGCATTCGGCGTCGCAGTGGATGCGACCGGCAATGTCTTCGTGGCCGATACCAGCAACCATGTGATTCGCAAGGTGACGCCAGCCGGTGTCGTGACTACCGTCGCCGGGACTGCGGCGGCCCCGGGCAGCGCCGACGGCACTGGAGCGGACGCACGCTTCAACGGACCGCGCGGGATTACTGTCGATTCCGCCGGCAATCTGTATGTGGCCGATACCAACAACCACACCATCCGCAGAATTACCGCGGCCGGCGTGGTCACCACGATCGCGGGCAGAGCCGGCGAGGCCGGCACCGCCGATGTGACGCCATAA